The Kosakonia sacchari SP1 genome includes a window with the following:
- the flgE gene encoding flagellar hook protein FlgE produces the protein MGFSQGLSGLNASSQALDVVGNNIANSQTVGFKSGSVAFADVFAGSQVGMGVQVAGVNQNFSDGVLGAGSSPLDMGIQGNGFFRMVTEAGRVFYSRNGQFQTDENGYVVNNQGMRLTGYMATGTPPAIQQGAPVGPIQIPTGQMPARASDAGSISGNLDSGNEIVTVTPFDPANGDSYTYSTQVNAYDSLGNEHAINVYYVKTADNQWTAYSVDSTSPGTTSSVNLTFDTSGKLTTNPANLPVAGAAYQGGAALNFNLDLSGLSQQASENTMDSPSTTGYPPGLMNGYTVGDNGQIIASYSNGENQLLGQVVLSNFTNPGGLQSAGNNCWTETPESGQPVIGIADTGNLGSLRGNMLEASNVDLSKEMVNMIVYQRNYQSNSQTIKTQSELLQTLVNLG, from the coding sequence ATGGGTTTTTCTCAAGGTCTTAGTGGATTAAACGCCTCTTCACAGGCGCTGGATGTTGTAGGTAACAACATCGCCAACTCACAAACGGTCGGTTTTAAATCAGGTTCTGTGGCTTTCGCCGATGTGTTTGCCGGTTCTCAGGTCGGCATGGGCGTACAGGTTGCTGGTGTGAACCAGAACTTCAGCGATGGTGTACTCGGCGCAGGCAGCAGCCCGCTGGATATGGGTATCCAGGGCAATGGCTTCTTCCGCATGGTGACCGAAGCGGGTCGCGTATTTTACAGCCGTAACGGCCAGTTCCAGACCGATGAAAATGGCTACGTCGTCAATAACCAGGGCATGCGCCTGACTGGTTATATGGCAACGGGTACACCGCCTGCGATTCAGCAGGGCGCACCGGTAGGGCCGATTCAGATCCCGACCGGGCAGATGCCTGCGCGTGCGTCTGACGCCGGTTCCATTTCCGGTAACCTGGATTCAGGCAACGAGATTGTCACGGTAACGCCTTTCGATCCGGCTAATGGCGACTCTTACACTTATTCCACTCAGGTCAACGCTTATGACAGCCTGGGCAACGAGCACGCGATCAACGTCTATTACGTGAAAACGGCCGACAACCAGTGGACGGCCTACTCCGTAGACTCCACCTCGCCGGGTACCACCAGCTCTGTCAACCTGACATTTGATACCTCCGGCAAGCTCACCACCAACCCGGCGAACCTGCCGGTTGCGGGCGCGGCTTACCAGGGCGGCGCGGCGCTGAACTTCAACCTTGATCTCTCTGGTCTTTCGCAGCAGGCGTCGGAAAACACCATGGACAGCCCGAGCACCACCGGTTACCCGCCGGGACTGATGAACGGCTACACCGTGGGTGATAACGGCCAGATCATCGCCTCTTACAGCAATGGCGAAAACCAGTTGCTGGGTCAGGTGGTACTGAGCAACTTCACCAATCCGGGCGGTCTTCAGTCTGCGGGCAACAACTGCTGGACGGAAACCCCGGAATCCGGTCAGCCGGTCATTGGTATTGCCGACACCGGTAACCTCGGCTCGCTGCGCGGCAACATGCTGGAAGCCTCGAACGTGGATCTGAGTAAAGAGATGGTGAACATGATTGTTTACCAGCGTAACTACCAGTCCAACTCTCAGACCATCAAAACCCAGTCTGAGCTTCTGCAAACGCTGGTTAACCTGGGTTAA
- a CDS encoding flagellar basal body rod protein FlgF, with protein MDHAIYTAMGAANAALNRQAVTSNNLANASTTGFRAQIAAFRAIPVQGPSIETRTMVAESTPFSDNTMGTMQATGRSLDVAMPQNGWLAVQLPDGSEGYTKDGNIEVDAEGQLRVRGMPLLGDGGPVAVPPQAELTIAADGTITALGAGDEPSALAQVARLKMVNATPNTLKHGDDGLFHVADPAAAQVLPADADLRLMPGMLEGSNVSPVKSMVDMIATARGFDMNMKVITTVDDNEQKANQLLSAG; from the coding sequence ATGGATCACGCGATTTATACCGCAATGGGGGCCGCAAACGCGGCCCTCAACCGCCAGGCGGTGACCTCTAACAACCTGGCGAATGCTTCTACCACCGGTTTTCGTGCGCAGATCGCGGCGTTTCGCGCGATCCCTGTGCAGGGGCCGTCGATAGAAACCCGCACCATGGTGGCGGAATCCACGCCGTTTAGCGACAACACCATGGGCACGATGCAGGCCACCGGGCGCAGCCTGGATGTCGCCATGCCGCAAAACGGTTGGCTGGCGGTGCAGTTGCCCGATGGCAGTGAAGGCTACACCAAAGATGGCAACATCGAAGTGGATGCCGAAGGTCAGCTGCGGGTGCGCGGTATGCCGCTGCTCGGTGATGGCGGCCCGGTAGCCGTACCGCCGCAGGCGGAACTGACTATCGCGGCGGACGGCACCATCACCGCGCTGGGCGCAGGCGATGAGCCTTCAGCGCTGGCGCAGGTGGCGCGCCTGAAAATGGTTAACGCCACACCAAACACGCTGAAACATGGTGACGACGGTCTGTTTCATGTCGCCGATCCGGCTGCAGCACAAGTGCTTCCCGCCGATGCGGATCTGCGCCTGATGCCCGGCATGCTGGAAGGCAGCAACGTCAGCCCGGTGAAATCAATGGTGGACATGATCGCCACCGCCCGTGGTTTTGACATGAACATGAAAGTCATCACCACCGTTGATGATAACGAACAAAAAGCTAACCAGTTACTGAGCGCCGGTTAA
- the flgG gene encoding flagellar basal-body rod protein FlgG, with amino-acid sequence MIRSLWIAKTGLEAQQTNMDVISNNLANVSTNGFKRQRAVFEDLIYQTLRQPGAQSSEQTTIPSGLQLGTGVRPVATERIHSQGSLTQTNNSKDVAIQGSGFFQVQLPDGTTAYTRDGSFQFDQNGQLVTSSGYQVQPAITIPQDAQSLTIGNDGIVSVTVPGQTAPQQVGQLTLSSFINDSGLESIGENLYRETQSSGAPNESTPGLNGAGTLKQGYVETSNVNVAEELVNMIQTQRAYEINSKAVSTSDQMLQRLTQL; translated from the coding sequence ATGATCCGTTCTTTATGGATTGCGAAAACCGGCCTCGAAGCCCAGCAAACCAATATGGATGTGATTTCCAACAACCTGGCGAACGTCAGCACCAACGGCTTTAAACGCCAGCGTGCGGTGTTTGAAGATCTGATTTATCAGACCTTACGCCAGCCGGGCGCGCAGTCTTCCGAGCAGACCACCATCCCTTCTGGTTTACAGCTGGGTACTGGTGTTCGCCCGGTTGCGACCGAGCGCATTCACAGCCAGGGCAGCCTGACGCAGACCAACAACAGCAAAGACGTCGCTATTCAGGGCAGCGGTTTCTTCCAGGTACAGTTGCCGGATGGCACCACCGCCTATACCCGTGACGGCTCGTTCCAGTTTGACCAGAACGGACAGCTGGTGACCTCCAGCGGTTATCAGGTGCAACCGGCGATCACTATCCCGCAGGACGCGCAAAGCCTGACCATCGGTAACGACGGTATTGTCAGCGTGACCGTGCCGGGGCAGACCGCGCCGCAGCAGGTTGGTCAGCTAACGCTGAGCTCATTTATCAATGATTCCGGCCTCGAAAGCATTGGTGAAAACCTGTATCGCGAAACGCAATCCTCTGGCGCACCGAATGAATCCACACCGGGTTTAAACGGCGCAGGCACCCTGAAACAGGGTTATGTCGAAACCTCGAACGTTAACGTCGCAGAAGAGCTGGTCAACATGATCCAGACCCAGCGCGCCTACGAAATTAACAGTAAAGCGGTGTCGACGTCTGACCAGATGCTGCAACGACTGACTCAACTTTGA
- a CDS encoding flagellar hook assembly protein FlgD, producing the protein MAISPVMTQSAATTKTTSSSGTSNTNTTSSSSVGTGSSADDLLNNFMTLLVAQMQNQDPTSPMDNNQLTAQLAQFNTAAGVEQLNSTMNSMGTLVASMQQMNSADWVGRDIMVEGEPSVSTATDGNQKVGLSLNSPADEVTVTLTDPAGNAYTAKLKNVEAGVHQYSLDDFEDFQPSDPRLQADTNFKVSFSATNADGSTPTITALKPAKVQSVSFTNSGAVLQLGVNGTASLSDVYLIE; encoded by the coding sequence ATGGCAATTTCACCGGTCATGACCCAAAGCGCTGCGACGACGAAAACCACCTCCTCGTCTGGCACCAGTAACACCAATACCACCAGTTCTTCCAGCGTCGGTACCGGCTCCAGCGCCGACGATCTGCTGAATAACTTTATGACGCTGCTGGTTGCGCAGATGCAAAACCAGGATCCCACCAGCCCAATGGACAACAACCAGCTGACTGCTCAGCTGGCGCAGTTCAACACGGCGGCGGGCGTCGAGCAGCTCAACAGCACCATGAACAGCATGGGCACGCTGGTCGCCAGTATGCAGCAGATGAACTCCGCTGACTGGGTAGGCCGCGACATCATGGTCGAAGGCGAACCTTCAGTTTCCACCGCCACGGACGGAAACCAGAAAGTTGGGCTTTCCCTGAATAGCCCGGCGGATGAAGTCACCGTCACGCTGACCGATCCGGCCGGTAACGCCTATACCGCGAAGCTGAAAAATGTCGAAGCGGGCGTGCATCAGTACTCGCTGGATGATTTTGAAGATTTCCAGCCGAGCGATCCGCGCTTGCAGGCCGACACGAACTTCAAAGTGTCGTTCTCCGCCACCAACGCCGACGGCAGCACGCCAACCATTACCGCATTGAAACCGGCGAAAGTGCAAAGCGTCTCCTTCACCAACTCAGGCGCGGTGCTGCAACTGGGTGTTAATGGTACCGCCTCGCTGAGTGACGTTTACCTCATCGAGTAA
- the flgC gene encoding flagellar basal body rod protein FlgC — MSLFSVFDISGSAMAAQSKRLNVSASNMANADSIAGPDGKPYRARSVVFNVDNSAGQEIGGVKVSGVTESTAPDRLVYEPANPLADDKGYVHMPNVDVVGEMVNTISASRSYQANVEVMNSAKSLMLKTLTLGQ; from the coding sequence ATGTCGCTGTTTAGTGTTTTCGATATTTCAGGTTCGGCTATGGCCGCCCAATCAAAAAGACTTAACGTCAGTGCCAGCAATATGGCGAATGCCGACAGTATTGCCGGCCCGGATGGCAAACCGTACCGCGCGCGTTCGGTGGTGTTCAATGTCGACAATTCCGCTGGTCAGGAGATTGGTGGCGTGAAAGTGAGCGGCGTTACGGAATCCACTGCGCCGGACAGACTGGTTTATGAACCCGCAAACCCACTGGCGGACGACAAAGGTTATGTCCATATGCCGAATGTCGATGTGGTGGGTGAAATGGTCAACACCATTTCCGCATCCCGCAGCTACCAGGCCAACGTCGAAGTGATGAACTCGGCGAAGAGCCTGATGCTGAAAACGCTGACTCTGGGCCAGTAA